In one window of Nitrospirota bacterium DNA:
- a CDS encoding adenylyl-sulfate kinase → MSRPQSFAIWITGLPASGKSTIVSALKPQLEELGLTVEVLESDEVRRIITPTPTYSEAERDLFYRALVFTGKKLLAHGVTVVFDATASRRVYRDFARSVIPRFIEVSVECPLAICMERDKKGTYLKGQRGDSLTVPGLQSPYEAPTNPELRIDSTSTTSSDAARQILGLVKEKFL, encoded by the coding sequence ATGAGCCGACCTCAAAGTTTTGCCATCTGGATCACCGGTCTCCCGGCCTCGGGTAAGAGCACGATCGTCTCGGCTCTGAAGCCGCAGCTCGAAGAGCTTGGATTGACGGTCGAAGTGTTGGAGTCCGATGAGGTCCGGCGGATCATCACGCCGACGCCGACCTACTCAGAAGCGGAGCGGGATCTCTTCTATCGCGCGTTGGTATTCACCGGAAAGAAGCTCCTAGCCCATGGTGTGACCGTGGTCTTCGATGCCACGGCGAGCCGGAGGGTCTATCGGGACTTTGCGAGGTCTGTGATCCCTCGCTTCATCGAGGTTTCTGTGGAATGTCCCCTTGCAATCTGTATGGAGCGAGACAAGAAAGGGACCTATCTGAAGGGCCAGCGGGGCGACTCACTCACTGTTCCTGGACTCCAATCCCCCTACGAAGCGCCGACCAATCCGGAGCTCCGGATCGATAGTACCTCCACGACCTCCAGCGATGCAGCCCGTCAGATCCTCGGCTTAGTCAAAGAGAAATTCCTCTAG